In the Colletotrichum lupini chromosome 4, complete sequence genome, tctatatttagagatcccctttttcgatcgcgcggtactcttttatattatacttttactaatttaactagttaatttctaattacgggccggttataaaaaaatcgtttaataaaaaagctacttagggcgacggcaaaaggctagttacttaagtagttctattaattaacgtagtttaatatagtaaacgtcgacctctcgtaagtagtaaagggctacgattacttaattccgtatagtatttaagaatcgccccctttttcgtctacttttataaaattaattagtacgaatctcctatcttatatagtattaagaggtcgtctcttttacgtagcgagataccttaccgatctacgataatagaatttaattattaattagtattagtattcttattataaggtagttagttcgaactataattaataaaaagattaattaaattatataaatatctacgtaggtataaaaaggaggttctaaccgtaggttaggctagctacgataatcgtaaatagggcccctaattagcccttgcgtagtcggctatataccgcggtcgaattagacttctaatctaataagAGAAGACTGAGATTAACTAACATCAGAGGCTCAGATTAAGAATAAGAAGGGCGAGTGAGATACAGATGATATCTTAAAGGCCGATTTATTGAAGAATAGTTCATCTATCAACATTCGATGACTTTCTGAAAAAGAAACAAATAGCTAAAAGAAACAACACAACCGCCCAGGCTATCATGCAAAGCTGAACCACAACAACCCTCATACCGCAACATTATCCAGTGACACAATTTAACTTTATACCACTCATGCTGGAGTACATTGGGCGTAGTACGGGTTGGCCGTCTTGCAAGTAGCGCCAGGGACACAAGACGTCGGGCTCTCAGCAGGCCAGTTGATGCCGCCACACTGTCCGTACAGAGACTGAGCTCCCGCAGGTACAGGAGCCGGAGAACATTGCGCGTAGTACGGGTTGATGGTGGTGCAAGTCGCGTAGTCTGGGCACCTGGTCGGACCAGCGTAGTTCATGCCACCGCACTGGCCGTACAAGTTCTGAGTCGGTTCTCCTGCGGATGGTGCCGTCGTGGTCATGGTCTGGAAGGTGGTTGGCGATGGTGTCTGAGACGGTGTTCTCGTGGCGCTGGTTGGGGAGTTGTTGCTGGTGCTGATTTTACTACTTGAGCTGGGGCTTGAGCTTGAGGTCGAACTTGTGCGAGTTAGAGTGATTGTCGTCGTAGCAGCAGTAGTAGAAGTTTGGATCAGGGTAGTAGTATCCGAAGTAGAGTTGCCGAAGCTGATTGTGCTTGAAGACCTGCTACTGACAACGGCAGTAACAGAACTTGAAGTTGAGGCACTAGCTGAGGCTGTGATAACTGAGCTTGCACGAATCGTTGTACCGTAAGGGGTAGCACTACCAGATGCCGTGATCTGAATCCTAGATTGAGGGAGCATTGAAACACCACCTGAGATGATGGCACCACCAGGAATGACATAGTCGTTGAGGTTGTCTCGGTAGATGTTGTACAGGATACCGGGGTCGTTGGCGCCATAGAGAGCGGTTCCTGGTACTCCAGCAGGATTATCCGTTCCGGAGCCGGTGATCTCCAGGTTGATGCACTGAGGGTAACTTTGCGCCCCGTTCTGCTGGCCGGCACTGTGAAGGGCAATGATGTCGTGACGAAGAACGTAGTGGCCTGGAGCAACATTGGGTGGGATACGGACGGACCAGGCGTTGCCGTTATTGATCAACACGGTTGCTGCCCACTGGTTTGTCTGCTGGGGAGGGTTGATCAAACCTGCGCCGTCAATCTTGAAGAACTTGAGTGCTGTCTTATCGATGGCGTTGCAAGGTCCATTACAGTTTGCCAGGAAGTCCATAACGGGGCCCTTGTGACTGTCAGGCCATTCCGTCCATTGAAGCTGCACAGTATCACCGGCAGCAACTGTGATCCGGCCCTTGCCAGAAACTGCTTGTCTGTGGCAGATAATGTCCGGAGCATTATAAGCGTCAGGTGCGACAAAGCCGTTGTCGCGTTGATCTATCGTCCAGCCGGCTACGAGAGGAGGGTTGTTGGTGTATGGGTCCTGGACGGGGATGTAGTTGCGGTATGAGACGCCGTTGACGACAATGTTGGTGACATGGCCGTGAGCAGCGACCGAAACAGCAGATGCCAAGATGGCGAGAAGGCCAGGTGTCTTACGGTTGCccattatataaaaagaatgtGAGCCGGCGTTGAAGAACGTCCGAAAGAGGAAGGGATGAGCAACGAATGAAAAGAACGAGTGTGTGTAAACGAAATTAGAAAGAGTGATGATCCTTTCGTTCGGAGTCGACGCTTCGAGAAGCGTTGATCTTGATACTTTATACTCGATGACCCCGCTGAGCACTGATTCTATTCGCGTGAGATCACCATGTGGGAGCCAGGGATAGGGTGAGTCAAACATTCCAAACATCGGTGTTCCCTCGCATGGTCTTATATTTTGCGAAAGGGAGTCTCGCCGTCGTCTCCCTGGCTAGCTGAAAGCTCAAGGCGCGCCATGAGTCCGCCACCGATTCCAGGCTTCTTGGGCGTGCCTCAATGTTGCCCTCTTCTGTCACGACCCATGAGGCACGATGAACTCTCCAACATGATGCCGGAAGTAGGGGCAGCTTGAAGCCCATCACACGCCACGTGGATCAGACTAAGCGCCTCTCCATCAACCTTAAAAGAGATGCTACTGGCATCAGAGAGGTGGATCAAAGTCCAGATCAAAGTCTAGCCGCCCGTCGCAAACGTCTTGACTCCGTGCCGCCAACTGCGGAACCGGTCCGCGGTTGGAGCAGAAGCTTGAGATCCACGGTCTTCCCGGAATCACGTTTAGCTCCTGGATAAGCGAGTGTTCGATGTGCGGGAGCTAGACGCAGCAAAATCTGCACTCAGGGATGCAAGGGAGAGCGTCCCGAAGAACCCTTTCCCCAGAGCACGTATTCGCAAGTGGAGGTTGGCGGGCAGTGAGAGGCAACCGAACCCAGGTTCCGAGTAGTAAGATATCATGACCGACCAGTGAACAAGACAATTCTGACCTTCCAAATAATTGTATGTGCCTTCGAAAAAGCTCAGTCAAGACATATGgggtgtcggattagaagtctaattcgaccgcggcatacagccgactgcgcaggggccaattaggggccctatttatgattatcatagctagcctaacctatggttagaacctcctttttatacttacgtagatatttatatagtttaattaatctctttattaattacggttcgaactaactaccttataatagggatattaatactaattagtaattaaattctattattgtaaattagtaaggtattttattatataaaaaagacgacttcttaatactatataaaataagagattcgtactaattaaccttatagaagtaaataaaaaagggggtaattctcgaataccgtacagaattaaataatcgtagccctttactacttacgagaggtcgacgtttattatattaaactacgttaattaatagaaccgcttaagtaactagccttttaccgtcgccccgagtagcttttttactaaacgatttttctatagccggtttataattagaaattaactaattaaattagtaaaaatacggtataaaagagtaccgtgcgattaaaaaaggagatcTCTAAATGTAAacattcttacttagtaataaaagtaaccctataagagttattaagctaagagatctatagtatataagaaaatctattattacgaggactttataaatacgactttaagcctgcgatctaaacgacctctttatagctcccttaactactccctaagtattatttagaaatataatataagggacggtttaataaaagaggaggggatttagaggtcttaatagtattgagctaagagtattataaatcttagagattaacttaaaaagaaagcggctattttaaaatagtcctacaacctcttactaaagttattattaacttaaaaaaaggctaaaaaagataaggATCTaaggagaaaagaaaagaatcctctagagggccgctaaaaggctttttttttatactagctcctagtataagattattaattttaagaaattaactaaggaagctatttagagattataaagagcacgaggcttaggaagctagaagtatacgggataacggaaattagtaattaataaagatcccgagactaattactatatctttttataataatataaacgtttactactattattattaaaaggaactactaaaacctatccttttttattagataaaaaggaggatcttaataagtataatagttagcgatttagaaaggtagtaataattattaaaaataatagaaacgagagtagtaataagatagCGAGAAAAAACGAGAATTtcttagactttaataaattcgttaagtaataaaagtacggatttactacgacccgcgcgcggattagatatatccctattaaaattaaatatactagcgattattaatataagtataagttagagtacgacccttagtaagttaaggtaaaaaagaaaaggacgaaacccgatcttaaatagaatcctaatcctttataaataggtaaatattaacccggattattagggaatatagatatataaaattatagattagcctaacggcgagtaaattaacgcggtattaatctatttaactaaggtttataaaaaaaaggggctataggggtaacccctattttacgagatcgtaaacgaccttagttactaactaaataaatagttcgcgagcgtaagcttaggaattataaaagtagttaataaattcttttataggcgaggggtattattagcgtaattataattacgagagctatatataatattagtagcgataattataaaagaggaattcgtactatagaactaggtataggtcgatagagcgtataatcgctttaacgaatttagaaaaagggtaaacgacctagatttcctttttataattactaacggaaatctattattataaaaggatatactagggtaaaatatagtac is a window encoding:
- a CDS encoding endoglucanase-4, yielding MGNRKTPGLLAILASAVSVAAHGHVTNIVVNGVSYRNYIPVQDPYTNNPPLVAGWTIDQRDNGFVAPDAYNAPDIICHRQAVSGKGRITVAAGDTVQLQWTEWPDSHKGPVMDFLANCNGPCNAIDKTALKFFKIDGAGLINPPQQTNQWAATVLINNGNAWSVRIPPNVAPGHYVLRHDIIALHSAGQQNGAQSYPQCINLEITGSGTDNPAGVPGTALYGANDPGILYNIYRDNLNDYVIPGGAIISGGVSMLPQSRIQITASGSATPYGTTIRASSVITASASASTSSSVTAVVSSRSSSTISFGNSTSDTTTLIQTSTTAATTTITLTRTSSTSSSSPSSSSKISTSNNSPTSATRTPSQTPSPTTFQTMTTTAPSAGEPTQNLYGQCGGMNYAGPTRCPDYATCTTINPYYAQCSPAPVPAGAQSLYGQCGGINWPAESPTSCVPGATCKTANPYYAQCTPA